The genomic stretch TCTTCCTTCCTTATCATGTTCTTCTATACCTAAACCATAACTAACTGATAAAGGTTCTTCTTTTGTAAAAATTGCTGTTCCTGAATAACCCTTCTTCTCTGCATAATTCCAGTATTGATGATAACCTTTTAAGTCTAAATCTAATTGTCCTTCACTCAATTTTGTTTCTTGCAAACAGAATATATCAGCATTTTGTTCATTAAAATAATCTAAAAAACCTTTCTTTATAGCTGCTCTAATTCCATTTACATTCCAAGATATTAATTTCATATTTTTTTTTATTTCCTTTCCTTACTAATTTTTACACTATTTAGTTTAAAAACAAGTGAGTTACATTCCAGATTTTAAGATAAAAATTAAATAGAATGAGCTGAGCAAATCTCACTGTGTTTGAACGAAGTGAGTTTAGTGAATTTGCAGCGAATTCTTAATTTTTATCTGTTAAGAAATCTGGCTAGTAACGAACTATTTTTATAACTACTTATTATAATATTCAATTAAATATACTACTGCTAGTATATATCCAAATTTCCCTAAACCTGTTATCTGTCCTATACAAGCAGGAGAAGTCATACAAACTTTTCTAAACTCTTCTCTTGCATGAATATTTGAGATGTGTACTTCAACAGTTGGTATACTAACTGCCTTTATAGCATCATGAATTGCTACTGAAGTATGAGTATAACCACCTGCATTTAAAATAATTCCATCATATTTTTTGTTATATGCTTCTTGGATAAAATTTACTATTTCACCCTCAACATTACTTTGTAAAAACTCAAATTCTATATTTTTATCTTTATACTCTGGATAATCTTTAATATAGCTACATAAATCATCATAAGTAAAAGTGCCATAGATATTTTTTTCTCTTATACCTAACATATTCAAATTAGGTCCATTAATTACCATTAATTTCATAAAATTCTTCTACCTTTTTTTTCATTTTTTTTCTAATTTTCTTTCTAAGTTGAGTTGACAACAGAATACCATATAGAATTTCATCAGTCTTTAAAGCTTGTTCAATTAACATATCCATACCATTTATAGTTTTTAATCCATTTTCTCTTGCAATTTTTAAGAATTTTGTTTCAATAGGATTATATATTAAATCTATTGCTATTTTAAAATTTTTTAAAATTCCTTCACTTACAAGATTATCATTGATATTAGGATACATTCCAACAGGAGTTGTATTAATTATTATGTCTCCTCTCAGATTTTCTGGAAATTCTATTTTACTTAACTTATCTTTTCTAAAATAGAAAGTTACATCTTCTGCTCCCATATCTTTTAACACTTTATAGACACTGGCACTTGCTCCACCTTTTCCAATGACAGCTATTTTTTTATTTTTTACATCTATATCATTTTTTGTCAGTGTGTATTTAAAGCCATAGTAATCAGTATTATCTCCATAAAACTTATTATCTTTTATATAGAGAAGATTTATGGCACCTATTCCCTTTGCCTCATCACTTATGTAATCCAATTTATCAAAAAAAGTTTTTTTATAAGGAACAGTTATATTCACTCCTTCAATAGAATTTTCAAGCATATAGTTTTTAAAATTATCTATTTCAGTTTCATCAACTTCATATAACTTATATTCATCTTTAAGTCCCATATCTTCAAAAAAAGTATTATGTAACAATGGAGATAGTGAATGAGAAAGTTTCTTTCCTAGGAGTCCAAATTTTCTCATTTTGATTGAACCTCCTTACTTATATCCATAAGATTTCTTAAAAATTTCTCTATATATATTTTTTCATCTTCATTTATATTTTGAGTGCAACTATCTATAATTTCTTGTTCTCTCTGTGGATCAAAAATTGCCATTTTATACTTTTTCTTCAATGAGCCAATTTTTTTTGAAACTTCTAACCTTTCTCTAAAAAGAGCTAAAAGTTTATCATCTATCTCATCAATTTTTTTCCTCATTAGCTCTAATTCTATCATTATTTATCTCCTGTTGTATTTCTACAAAACGATCAGCCAAATCTTTTTCAGTAACTTGAAGTATAGCTTTCCCTTTTTCATCATAAATAATTATTATTCCCTTTGTAAGATCATAGATATAATTCTTTTTACCCTTTTCATCATAGTAATTCCATACTCCTACCATATTATCATTAACAACTTTTCCTTCACTTACTATAATTCCTTTTTCATCATAATTTTTTACAATACCTTCTTCATCATTAGACATTATATTGTAGACAATTTCTGATTTCATTTTTCCATTTTCATAATAATATTGCCAAATACCTGCTTTTCTATTATTAATAAAAAATTGTTTTATCTTTATCTTTCCATTTGGATAATAAACATTGACAGGACCATTTAAAATCCCTTTTTTTAAAATATTTATTTTATCTGAATTAAAAAGGTTTTTTGGTAATTTGCTAACTGCTAATACTTCCAAAGCTAAAAATAGTAGTAAAAACAAAAATATTTTTTTTATTTTCATTCTAATCCCTCTCATTTTTTATATAATTATCTTTTTTATTTTATCATTTTTTTTTAGAAATGTAACTAAAAAATATGTTATAATATTAATTATTATTTTTTTAGAGGGTAGAAATGAAAAAAAATTTAGTCATAGATGAAGATGTTGTTAAAAACAATTCTCTTTACAAAAAAGTAAATGATATAAAAAAAGAAAAAGAAACTGAGAAGCAAAATGACATAATAAGAAGAAGAAAAAGTATTATTGTATCATTCTTTTTAATATTAATTACAATAGGTTTTATAAATTTTCTTAGTTCTATATCAAGATTTGATAATGCTAGGATACTTGATAAGATAGTTAAACAAGCTACTATTTTAGGCGTTTCATTTATTGTTTTTTTTGTCACAGCTCACAGTAAAACTGGAAACATAATTTATAAAATAATCTCAAAACCTTCATTTAGATTTTTTGTTTTTCTAAGCAGTGTCATAATCTTTTTGATTATTGCTGTTGGTCCAGCTAGTATATTTCCAACTATTAATGGTGGTAAAGGTTGGGTACATATAGGACCTATAAGTATACAAGTCCCTGAAATTTTTAAAGTTCCTTTTATTATAATTTTAGCAAGTATACTTGCTAGGGGAAAGGACGATAAAAAAGAAATTCCCTATAAAAAAAATTTTTTTTCTGTTGTTTTTTATACAATAGTATTTTTCATAATAATAACATATCCTTTACATGATATGGGAACTGCTATACACTATGTTATGATAGCAGCTTTTATGATATTTTTATCAGATATTTCAAATAAAGCACTTTCTGGATTAATTGCTCTTGTTGTTGCTATTGTTCCAATATTACTTTTTTATACTCTTAATTTTACATCTGATTATAAGGGACATAGAGTTAAAGCATTTATAGATGGTATTTTACATAGTAATTACACCAGAGAAGATTCTTATCAAATTTATCAATCTCTTATTGCTTTTGGAACAGGTGGAGTCCTTGGAAAAGGTTTTGGAAATGGAGTACAGAAATATAACTATATTCCTGAAGTTGAAACTGACTTTGCAATAGCAAACTTTGCAGAAGAAACTGGTTTTATTGGTATGCTTATTATTCTTTTCTCATTTTTCTCATTATTTTTCTTAATAATGGGAGTTGCTAATAATGCAAAAAACTATTTTTCTAAATATCTTGTTGGAGGAATAGCAGGTTATCTTATCACACAAGTTATAATAAATGTTGGAGTTGCAATAGGATTACTACCAGTATTTGGGATTCCTTTACCTTTCATAAGTTCAGGAGGATCATCACTTCTAGCTATATCAATGTCTATGGGACTTGTTATATATATAAATAATAGACAAATTTCAAAATAGAGAAGTGCTTTACAAAGTAAATCTATGGTGCTATAATTTTTTGAATAGCAAAAATATTTTTATTAGAGGTAAAAAATGGAAATGAAAGATATAATTGCAAAAGTAAATTACTATGCAAAATTAAGTAAAGAAAGAAAACTTACAGAAGAAGAAACAAAAGATAGAGAAATATATAGAAGAATGTATTTAGATCAATTTAAAGCACAGGTAAGAGAACATTTAGATAATATAGAAATTGTTGATGATAAAGATTTTAAAAACTAGGGGGATAATATGATTATTGTAAAAGATATTTTTAGACATGGGGAAGATTATCTAAACAAAGAGATAGAGCTTTTTGGTTGGGTAAGAAAGATAAGAGACCAAAAGAAATTTGGTTTTATTGAATTAAATGATGGCTCATTCTTTAAGGGAGTTCAAATAGTTTTTGAAGAAGGACTTGAAAATTTTGATGAAGTTTCAAGACTTTCAATAGCTTCTACTATTAAAGTAAAAGGGACTCTTGTTAAATCAGAAGGTAGTGGGCAAGATTTAGAAGTTAAAGCTCATAAAATTGAAATATTCCAAAAAGCTGACTTAGAATATCCATTACAAAATAAAAGACATACTTTTGAATATTTAAGAACTAAGGCTCATTTAAGAGCAAGAACAAATACTTTCTCTGC from Fusobacterium hwasookii encodes the following:
- a CDS encoding DUF896 domain-containing protein — translated: MEMKDIIAKVNYYAKLSKERKLTEEETKDREIYRRMYLDQFKAQVREHLDNIEIVDDKDFKN
- a CDS encoding chorismate mutase, whose amino-acid sequence is MIELELMRKKIDEIDDKLLALFRERLEVSKKIGSLKKKYKMAIFDPQREQEIIDSCTQNINEDEKIYIEKFLRNLMDISKEVQSK
- a CDS encoding FtsW/RodA/SpoVE family cell cycle protein, with amino-acid sequence MKKNLVIDEDVVKNNSLYKKVNDIKKEKETEKQNDIIRRRKSIIVSFFLILITIGFINFLSSISRFDNARILDKIVKQATILGVSFIVFFVTAHSKTGNIIYKIISKPSFRFFVFLSSVIIFLIIAVGPASIFPTINGGKGWVHIGPISIQVPEIFKVPFIIILASILARGKDDKKEIPYKKNFFSVVFYTIVFFIIITYPLHDMGTAIHYVMIAAFMIFLSDISNKALSGLIALVVAIVPILLFYTLNFTSDYKGHRVKAFIDGILHSNYTREDSYQIYQSLIAFGTGGVLGKGFGNGVQKYNYIPEVETDFAIANFAEETGFIGMLIILFSFFSLFFLIMGVANNAKNYFSKYLVGGIAGYLITQVIINVGVAIGLLPVFGIPLPFISSGGSSLLAISMSMGLVIYINNRQISK
- a CDS encoding shikimate dehydrogenase family protein — protein: MRKFGLLGKKLSHSLSPLLHNTFFEDMGLKDEYKLYEVDETEIDNFKNYMLENSIEGVNITVPYKKTFFDKLDYISDEAKGIGAINLLYIKDNKFYGDNTDYYGFKYTLTKNDIDVKNKKIAVIGKGGASASVYKVLKDMGAEDVTFYFRKDKLSKIEFPENLRGDIIINTTPVGMYPNINDNLVSEGILKNFKIAIDLIYNPIETKFLKIARENGLKTINGMDMLIEQALKTDEILYGILLSTQLRKKIRKKMKKKVEEFYEINGN
- the aroQ gene encoding type II 3-dehydroquinate dehydratase, whose translation is MKLMVINGPNLNMLGIREKNIYGTFTYDDLCSYIKDYPEYKDKNIEFEFLQSNVEGEIVNFIQEAYNKKYDGIILNAGGYTHTSVAIHDAIKAVSIPTVEVHISNIHAREEFRKVCMTSPACIGQITGLGKFGYILAVVYLIEYYNK
- a CDS encoding toxin-antitoxin system YwqK family antitoxin: MKIKKIFLFLLLFLALEVLAVSKLPKNLFNSDKINILKKGILNGPVNVYYPNGKIKIKQFFINNRKAGIWQYYYENGKMKSEIVYNIMSNDEEGIVKNYDEKGIIVSEGKVVNDNMVGVWNYYDEKGKKNYIYDLTKGIIIIYDEKGKAILQVTEKDLADRFVEIQQEINNDRIRANEEKN